One stretch of Candidatus Eisenbacteria bacterium DNA includes these proteins:
- a CDS encoding DUF3303 family protein, with protein MLYLVIEHFRNGDPEPVYRRFREQGRLAPEGLRYVSSWVTRDLKHCYQVMETDDPALLREWISRWEDLVEFEVIPVVTSAEASAAVAPSS; from the coding sequence ATGCTCTACCTGGTGATCGAGCACTTCCGGAACGGGGACCCCGAGCCCGTGTACCGCCGGTTTCGCGAGCAGGGACGGCTCGCGCCGGAGGGGCTCCGGTACGTCTCCAGCTGGGTCACCCGGGATTTGAAGCACTGCTACCAGGTCATGGAGACCGACGATCCCGCGCTGCTCCGCGAGTGGATCTCCCGGTGGGAGGATCTCGTGGAGTTCGAGGTCATACCGGTCGTCACGTCCGCCGAGGCTTCGGCTGCCGTGGCGCCGTCATCGTGA
- a CDS encoding SgcJ/EcaC family oxidoreductase gives MPSARWSIVPAVLVATVLALASPVLARGTAADSTAIHGIVAELDSAWARGDAGLWASHYAPDAEFINILGMLFPDVKSMQARHHEIFQGVFRGSRHQGFLRRLRFLGSDAAVADVDVSVTGYKALPPGSRASEPGVLRTRMKHVLARTNGVWRIVSSQNTAVAPNG, from the coding sequence ATGCCGAGCGCACGATGGTCGATCGTTCCCGCCGTTCTCGTAGCCACCGTCCTGGCGCTCGCATCGCCCGTGCTCGCCCGGGGGACCGCCGCGGATTCGACCGCCATCCATGGGATCGTCGCCGAGCTCGACTCGGCCTGGGCGCGAGGCGACGCGGGTCTCTGGGCCTCGCACTACGCGCCGGACGCCGAGTTCATCAACATCCTGGGGATGCTGTTCCCGGACGTGAAGTCCATGCAGGCCCGCCACCACGAGATCTTCCAGGGAGTGTTCCGGGGCAGCCGACACCAGGGCTTCCTGAGGCGCCTCCGGTTCCTTGGATCCGATGCCGCGGTCGCGGACGTCGACGTCTCGGTGACCGGATACAAGGCGCTGCCTCCGGGCAGCCGTGCCTCGGAGCCGGGCGTGCTCCGGACGCGCATGAAGCACGTCCTGGCCCGCACGAACGGGGTCTGGAGGATCGTCTCCAGCCAGAACACCGCCGTGGCGCCGAACGGCTGA
- a CDS encoding FAD-binding oxidoreductase has translation MTAPVTAAPIDDTAFAELRASFAGDLVRPGDNAYEEHRRVWNGSIDRRPALVARCTGVADVLAVVRFARDRGLLAAVRSGGHSFPGLSTCDGGVVIDLRPMRGIRVDPGTRTARAQAGTLLGELDRETQAFGLAAPSGIVTHTGMAGLTLGGGIGWIMRKHGLSIDQLVSVDLVTASGDLVKASETENADLFWGVRGGGGNFGIVTDFEFRLVPLGPQVMAGPVFWAMEDAPEVLRFYRDWIAGGPDELMTIVVQRKAPALPVVPPELVGKRVIAVVSCHCGPVEEGERVLAPLKKFGRPVLDLCKPKPFLAHQAMFDPSFRRGCWYYVRSCDVASLEDGVIDAICEHGLRIESPITSLALWQMGGAVARVDDADSAFHGRKAGFTFNINGNTETATGFEAERQWARDFWTALEPYHTSVYVNFLMEEGEERVKQAYGEEKWARLKSLKRKYDPTNLFRVNQNIRPD, from the coding sequence ATGACCGCTCCCGTGACCGCCGCCCCGATCGACGACACTGCCTTCGCCGAGCTTCGAGCTTCCTTCGCGGGAGATCTCGTCCGGCCGGGCGACAACGCCTACGAAGAGCACCGCCGCGTCTGGAACGGATCCATCGACCGCCGTCCCGCCCTCGTCGCCCGCTGCACCGGTGTCGCGGACGTCCTCGCGGTGGTGCGCTTCGCGCGCGACCGCGGCCTCCTCGCCGCCGTCCGGAGCGGCGGGCACAGCTTCCCCGGACTCTCCACCTGCGACGGCGGGGTCGTGATCGACCTCCGTCCCATGCGCGGCATCCGGGTCGATCCGGGCACGCGCACCGCGCGCGCGCAGGCGGGGACGCTCCTCGGCGAGCTCGACCGCGAGACCCAGGCCTTCGGACTCGCGGCGCCGTCGGGGATCGTGACCCACACGGGCATGGCGGGGCTCACGCTGGGAGGAGGGATCGGCTGGATCATGCGAAAGCACGGCCTCTCGATCGACCAGCTCGTCTCCGTGGATCTCGTGACCGCCTCCGGGGATCTCGTGAAGGCGAGCGAGACCGAGAACGCCGATCTCTTCTGGGGCGTTCGCGGCGGGGGAGGGAACTTCGGGATCGTGACCGACTTCGAGTTCCGTCTCGTGCCGCTGGGTCCGCAGGTCATGGCGGGACCCGTGTTCTGGGCGATGGAGGACGCGCCGGAGGTGCTCCGCTTCTACCGGGACTGGATCGCGGGCGGTCCCGACGAGCTGATGACGATCGTCGTGCAGCGGAAGGCTCCCGCGCTCCCCGTCGTGCCGCCGGAGCTGGTCGGAAAGCGCGTCATCGCGGTCGTGTCCTGCCACTGCGGACCGGTCGAGGAAGGCGAGCGGGTCCTCGCGCCGCTCAAGAAGTTCGGCCGTCCCGTGCTCGACCTCTGCAAGCCGAAGCCCTTCCTGGCCCACCAGGCGATGTTCGATCCGTCCTTCCGGCGCGGCTGCTGGTACTACGTGCGCTCGTGCGACGTGGCGTCCCTCGAGGACGGGGTGATCGACGCGATCTGCGAGCACGGCCTTCGCATCGAGTCGCCCATCACGAGCCTCGCGCTCTGGCAGATGGGAGGCGCGGTCGCGCGCGTGGACGACGCGGACTCCGCGTTCCATGGACGCAAGGCCGGCTTCACGTTCAACATCAACGGCAACACGGAGACCGCGACGGGCTTCGAGGCCGAGCGCCAGTGGGCGCGAGACTTCTGGACGGCGCTCGAGCCGTATCACACGAGCGTCTATGTGAACTTCCTCATGGAGGAGGGAGAGGAGCGCGTGAAGCAGGCGTACGGCGAGGAGAAGTGGGCGCGCCTCAAGTCGCTCAAGCGGAAATACGACCCCACGAACCTGTTCCGCGTGAACCAGAACATCCGGCCGGACTGA
- a CDS encoding DinB family protein, with translation MGVPEPWLRGPIQGVQPLLQPVAHALTGVQEDLLPLLRTLRDGDLWSAPGASAPIGYHLAHMTGSLDRLLAYARGEALTQAQWDAYAIEQKVAEVRPSLESLVDSLAAALDRANRDLRSVPEEKLLEAREVGRARLPSNVLGLLVHAAEHTVRHAGQISTLSQALQEKP, from the coding sequence ATGGGAGTTCCCGAACCCTGGCTGCGCGGACCGATCCAGGGAGTCCAGCCGCTCCTCCAGCCGGTCGCGCACGCGCTCACCGGGGTGCAGGAGGATCTGCTGCCGCTCCTGCGCACGCTTCGCGACGGGGACCTCTGGAGCGCGCCCGGCGCGTCCGCGCCGATCGGGTATCACCTCGCGCACATGACCGGGAGCCTCGACCGGCTCCTGGCCTATGCTCGCGGCGAGGCACTCACGCAGGCGCAGTGGGACGCGTACGCGATCGAGCAGAAGGTCGCCGAGGTCCGGCCGTCCCTCGAGTCCCTCGTCGATTCGCTCGCCGCCGCGCTCGACCGCGCGAACCGGGATCTCCGGAGCGTTCCCGAGGAGAAGCTGCTCGAGGCGCGTGAAGTCGGCCGCGCGCGGCTTCCCTCGAACGTGCTCGGACTCCTGGTGCACGCGGCCGAGCACACCGTTCGACACGCCGGACAGATCTCGACCCTTTCGCAGGCCCTTCAGGAGAAGCCATGA